Below is a window of Saccharomonospora viridis DSM 43017 DNA.
CACGGGTTCGAATCCCGTATCCTCCGCTCGTCGGACGAAGCCGGGCACCCGCGGGTCGCCCGGCTTCGTCGTCTCATCGGCCGTTTCCCGATCCGGCGCGAACGCCGTTCCGCCCCCACCATCGAAACCCCGGCGGCAGCCACGACGAGGACACGTCGACGGCGTATCGGATGCGTATCGGCTCACCCCGAGGACGAGCCGATACGCACCTCACGAGGTCAGCCCGCGACGGCGGCCCGCTCCTCGGCCGCTTCAGTCCGGTCCCGATCCCCTTGTGCGTGCGGGGTGTCGGTCACGGTGCCGCGGAAACCCTTGAGCCGGAGGCTGTTGCTCACCACGAACACCGAACTGAACGCCATCGCCGCGCCCGCCAGCATCGGATTGAGCAATCCCGCGGCGGCCAGCGGAAGCGCGGCCACGTTGTAGGCGAAGGCCCAGAACAGGTTGCCCTTGATGGTGGCGAGCGTGCGACGGGACAACCGGATCGCGTCGGCCGCGACCCGGAGATCGCCCCGCACGAGCGTGAGGTCACCGGCCTCGATGGCCACGTCGGTGCCCGTGCCCATCGCCAGGCCCAGGTCGGCCTGGGCCAGCGCGGCGGCGTCGTTGACCCCGTCCCCCACCATCGCGACGACCCTGCCGTCGGTCTGGAAGCGTTTCACGACGTCCACCTTCTGCTGCGGCAGCACCTCGGCGATCACCTCGGTGATGCCGACCTCGGCGGCGACGGACCTGGCGACGGCCTCGTTGTCACCGGTCAGCAGCACCGGGGTCAACCCCAGCCCACGCAACCGCGCGACCCCCTCGGCGGACGTCGGCTTCACCGTGTCGGCCACGACGAGCACCGCCCTGGCCTTCCCGTCCCAGCCGACGGCGACGGCGGTCTTGCCCTCGGCCTCGGCGTCGGCCTTCGCCCGGGCGAGTTCCGGGGGCAGGTGTTGACTCCACCGGTCCAGCAGCGCGGTGCGCCCGACCAGCACGACGTGCTCGTCCACGATCCCGCGCACACCGAGCCCCTCGACGTTGATGAAGTCCTCGACCGAGCCGAGCGCACCGACACGTTCGGCCGCGCCCTTCGCGATCGCCCGCGCGATCGGGTGTTCGGACGCGTTCTCCAACGACCCGGCCAGGCGCAGCACCTTGTCGACGTCCTCGCCCTCGGCCACCCGCACGTCGACCAACGTCATCCTGCCGGTCGTGATCGTGCCGGTCTTGTCCAGCACGACCGTGTCCACCCGACGGGTCGACTCCAACACCTCGGGCCCCTTGATCAGGATGCCCAGCTGGGCTCCCCGACCGGTTCCCACCAGCAGTGCCGTGGGCGTGGCCAACCCCAACGCACACGGACAGGCGATGATCAGCACCGCGACCGCCGCGGTGAACGCCGCCGCAGCGGCGGCACCGGTGAGCAGCCAGAACCCGAGCGTGCCGAGCGCGAGGACGATGACGATCGGCACGAACACGCCCGAGACCCGGTCCGCCAGCCGCTGCACGGCGGCCTTACCCGTCTGGGCCTGTTCGACCAGTCGCGCCATCTGCGCGAGCTGGGTGTCCGAACCCACCCGGGTCGCCCGCACCAGCAGTCGCCCGCCCGAGTTCACCGTGGCCCCGACGACCGTGTCGCCGGGTCCGACCTCGACCGGGACCGACTCGCCCGTGAGCATGCTGACGTCGACGGCCGAGTTGCCTTCCTCCACGACACCGTCGGTGGCGATCTTGTCTCCCGGTCGGACGACGAACACGTCGCCCACGGTCAGGGAGTCGACGGGGACACGGTGTTCCTCCCCGTCACGGAGCACGGAGACGTCCTTCGCCCCCAACTCCAACAGCGCCCGCAGCGCGGCACCGGCGCGCCGTTTGGACCGGGCCTCGAAGTAACGGCCGGCCAGGATGAACGTCGTCACCCCGGCCGCGACCTCGAAGTAGATGTTGCCGTCGCCGCTCGTGCGCTCGATCGTCAGCTCGAACGCGTGCGTCATCCCCAAAGTCCCCGCGCTGCCGAACACCAGGGCGTACAGCGACCACGCGAAGGCCGCCACGACCCCCATCGAGACCAGCGTGTCCATCGTGGCCGCCCGGTGCCGCAGGTTGGTCCACGCGGCCCGGTGGAACGGCCACGCCGCCCACGTCACCACAGGAGTCGCCAGGACCAGGGAGACCCACTGCCAGTAGTCGAACTGCAGCGCCGGGATCATGGCCAGCAGGATCACCGGCACCGACAGCACGGCCGCGATGACAAGCCGCCGACGCAACGCCCCGGCCGACTCGTCGGCGTCATCCTCGGCCCGCTGTCTCGGCAGCTCGGCGGAGTAGCCCGCGGCCTCCACCGTGCGGACGAGCTCGGCCGGGTCCAGCGCGGCGGGGAAACTGACCTTCGCCTTCTCGGTGGCGTAGTTCACCGTGGCGCTGACCCCGTCGAGCTTGTTGAGTCTGCGCTCGACACGACGAGCGCAGGACGCGCACGTCATCCCGCCGATCGCGAGCTCGATGTCACGCTGTGCGGACGAGGAAGCAACGTTGGAACTCATTCCCGCTCCGTCCGGGTCACGTTCAGGCGTGCAACGTGTAACCGGCCTCTTCCACCGCGTTACGTACGTCGTCGACCGCGATCTCCGTGTCACTGGTGATGGTGACCTTCCCCGTGGGCACGTCCACGGCCACGTCGGTGACGCCGGTGATCTCACCGACCTCCTCGCGCACCGAACGAGCGCAGTGCTCGCAGGTCATGCCGGTCACGGTGTAGGTCTGCTGAACCATGTGTCAGATGTCCTTTCGAAGTCTGTTCGGCACGAACGTCCACGTTTTCAGGAACGCACCAAGCGGGCGATGGCGGCACTGGCCTCACGGACCTTCTCGTCGGCCCTCTCGCCACCCTCGCTGATCGCCTCGGCGACACAGTGCCGGAGATGCTCTTCCAACAGCCCCAGTGACACGGCTTGGAGCGCCTTGGTCGCCGCGGCGATCTGCGTGAGTACGTCGATGCAGTATTCGTCGTTTTCGACCATCCGCTGAAGCCCTCGGATCTGTCCTTCGATCCGGCGCAGCCGCTTGAGGTAGGCGTCCTTGTCGGAGGTGTATCCCGGCATCTTCGCTCCCGTTCCGTCCCACCGCCCAATATACCCCCCATGGGTATATAAGGCTCCATCCGACTCAGCGGTCTTACCCCACCTACCTGCTGTCTGCGGTTGATCGATCACGCTAAGTTGGTACTGCGTGACAACACCCCAACTTCCTCAAGGAGCTCGCCCATGCCCGGTGTGGAAGAGATCCGCGCGGGTATCGCCCTCGCGAACGAGAAGGCTTCCGCCAGCATCGCCGCCCTACAACAAGCCGCCCAGGCACTTGAGGAAGCCCAACAATCGCTGGCCCAGGCCACCTCGGGCAGCACCCAGGAGGAGATCGCCCAGGCGCACGGCCTGCTCGCCGAGGCTCTCCAGGCGGTGACCGGCACGCAGAGCACCATCATGGCGTGCATCTCGTCCGCCGAGAGCTACTCGGCCCGGCTGTAGCGCAACGGATACGCGACATGTCACTGGAGCAGTTGCGGCACCTACTCGCCGGAACGCTTGACGCCCTTTCCACCGCCAGATCCCACAACGTCAGGGCGCGTGAGCTACTCGACGACTACCGCCGCGTGGTCACCGAGGTGCAGGCGCAGGCCCAGCCGTGGCTGCCCAGGGAACTGGACAGCGCCGTAGAACAGATCGAGGCCAACGACGCACGGCTCGACACCGTGTACGGCCTGCTCACCAGCTACGACTCGAGGTTGTGAAGTTTGGCGATGCGACGCAAGGTCGTCCAGCAACGTGCCCGCGTGACGAACGCGCTGGAGGCGCTACGCCATCAGATCGGCCTGGCCCTCGGTGCCGCCCGTAACGCCCACCGGGCCGCCGAGGACGAACTGGCGCGGTTGCGACTGGAACAACTCGTGGTGTCGGTGGGCCTGGAGAACGCCGCCACCGACCCACAGGTCGCCGAACACCGCAACGATCCGGCCCTGGCCTCGGTGCTGTCGTGGCTGGAGAACGTGAAGAGCAGCTTCTACGCCGACTGGGCCGACGGGCCGGAACGACTGCGGCAGCTCGTGGCCTCCGCAGCGCCGGGCCCGGCGGGACGTCCCCCGGGGGAGTGGCTGGGCCGACTCGGCACGTTCGACGGCACGAAGCCGCCGGAGTTGTGGCGCATCGGATCGGCCACCGTGGACGGCACGAGCATCGGACGTCCGTCGACCACGTTGACCTTCGACGTCGCCGTCCCCCTGCTGGACGAGTCCCACCTGTCGATCACCTCGGTGC
It encodes the following:
- a CDS encoding heavy metal translocating P-type ATPase translates to MSSNVASSSAQRDIELAIGGMTCASCARRVERRLNKLDGVSATVNYATEKAKVSFPAALDPAELVRTVEAAGYSAELPRQRAEDDADESAGALRRRLVIAAVLSVPVILLAMIPALQFDYWQWVSLVLATPVVTWAAWPFHRAAWTNLRHRAATMDTLVSMGVVAAFAWSLYALVFGSAGTLGMTHAFELTIERTSGDGNIYFEVAAGVTTFILAGRYFEARSKRRAGAALRALLELGAKDVSVLRDGEEHRVPVDSLTVGDVFVVRPGDKIATDGVVEEGNSAVDVSMLTGESVPVEVGPGDTVVGATVNSGGRLLVRATRVGSDTQLAQMARLVEQAQTGKAAVQRLADRVSGVFVPIVIVLALGTLGFWLLTGAAAAAAFTAAVAVLIIACPCALGLATPTALLVGTGRGAQLGILIKGPEVLESTRRVDTVVLDKTGTITTGRMTLVDVRVAEGEDVDKVLRLAGSLENASEHPIARAIAKGAAERVGALGSVEDFINVEGLGVRGIVDEHVVLVGRTALLDRWSQHLPPELARAKADAEAEGKTAVAVGWDGKARAVLVVADTVKPTSAEGVARLRGLGLTPVLLTGDNEAVARSVAAEVGITEVIAEVLPQQKVDVVKRFQTDGRVVAMVGDGVNDAAALAQADLGLAMGTGTDVAIEAGDLTLVRGDLRVAADAIRLSRRTLATIKGNLFWAFAYNVAALPLAAAGLLNPMLAGAAMAFSSVFVVSNSLRLKGFRGTVTDTPHAQGDRDRTEAAEERAAVAG
- a CDS encoding heavy-metal-associated domain-containing protein, producing the protein MVQQTYTVTGMTCEHCARSVREEVGEITGVTDVAVDVPTGKVTITSDTEIAVDDVRNAVEEAGYTLHA
- a CDS encoding metal-sensitive transcriptional regulator; protein product: MPGYTSDKDAYLKRLRRIEGQIRGLQRMVENDEYCIDVLTQIAAATKALQAVSLGLLEEHLRHCVAEAISEGGERADEKVREASAAIARLVRS